The following DNA comes from Chryseobacterium gallinarum.
CAGCAATGCCTTACTATAATTGATGTCAATTTCATTAATCCACTGTTTCGGGGACTTTTGTGTTACACTTTTCACACATTTATTCAGGTAACTTTCTGTTACTGATAATTTATCTGCATAAAAAGCAACTCTCTTTTCTCCTACATGGAATTTGAATAAAAGATCCCGGAACTGCAGGGAAAGTTCCATAGGCCGTGTTGCAGATTTATGATGGGTATCGGAGTCTGTACTCAGCATTTTAATCAGGATCAGATGAAGCATAGTAACCACTACATCATTTATATTGAGATTGTTCAGCCATAATTCCTGCTCCATGATGGGAAGAAGTTGCATAATGGTTTCATAAGTCAGACTATCAAGATTCAGGAAAGGGGTCATAAAGAAAATGCTGCTTTTATGCTTGGGCAATTCCTGTTCAGACAGAATATTATTTTCGTAAGCAAGGAAAAAACCTTCAATGTCATCAGACAGCTCAACAGTAGCCGTTATGGTTCCCTGTTTGATAAAAATGACACCTCCTTTTTCAGCGTGGTATTCTTTATTTTCCAGATATTGTTTGATATGCCCGTTGGTAACGAAAATAATAAAGTTAAAAGTTGTCCGGTACGGAATCACCGGCATCAGGATTCCTTTAAGATAATTCTCTAACCGGTAAAGCTGTATATCCGCATTATTAGCTAATATTTTCTCCGTGATATTCGGGAGAAAAAGCTTTTTGTATTGAAAATTGGATAATACTTCCATATCCGTTATTATGATTAATTAAAATTAGACAAAATTTATAATGTAAAGGGGAGAGAATTTGAAAATTTGAGAATGGGTTAATTTGAAAATCGCTTTACTCTCAAACCCTCTTACTCTCCCACTCTCTCACTCTAAAACTTATAGTACACTCCAACTCTTACTCCAAATGGACTTCCCGGTGTATAGGTAAGATCTGTAATAGGTTCTGCTTCCCCTTTCAATTGGGTTTCTGTGGCAAACTGGGCCTCATTCCATTTTACATTGAAAAGATTGTTCAGCTGAATATTTGCCCCCCATTTCTGACGGTTATAAGAAAGCATCAAGTCATTAACAAAGTACGATTTTGTTTTAATGCTGTTATCTTCTACTGCCGGTCTTTCTCCAAGATAACGGTATTGAAGTCCTAATGAAAATCCATTCAGGAAATCCCAGTTTACAGATCCTGTACTTGTAACTACTGGTGCTAACGGAATATAATCCTGTCCTTTTTCTTCTTCAATAAATCTTGCATGA
Coding sequences within:
- a CDS encoding helix-turn-helix domain-containing protein, translated to MEVLSNFQYKKLFLPNITEKILANNADIQLYRLENYLKGILMPVIPYRTTFNFIIFVTNGHIKQYLENKEYHAEKGGVIFIKQGTITATVELSDDIEGFFLAYENNILSEQELPKHKSSIFFMTPFLNLDSLTYETIMQLLPIMEQELWLNNLNINDVVVTMLHLILIKMLSTDSDTHHKSATRPMELSLQFRDLLFKFHVGEKRVAFYADKLSVTESYLNKCVKSVTQKSPKQWINEIDINYSKALLHSSKDIAEIAYELNFHTASHFTQLFKKIAGITPKEYRTQFLSNRVMG